Proteins encoded in a region of the Ranitomeya imitator isolate aRanImi1 chromosome 9, aRanImi1.pri, whole genome shotgun sequence genome:
- the CKAP5 gene encoding cytoskeleton-associated protein 5 isoform X5 — protein MGDDSEWIKLPIDQKCEHKVWKARLNGYEEAMKLFQKIVDEKSPEWSKYLGLIKKFVTESNAVAQLKGLEAALVYIESAHVAGKTTGEVVSGVVNKVFNQPKARAKELGSDICLMYIEIEKGEAVQEELLKGLDNKNPKIVVACVETLRRALSEFGSKIMSLKPIIKVLPKLFESREKAVRDEAKLLAVEIFRWIRDALRPPLQNINPVQLKELEEEWVKMPLSAPKQTRFLRSQQDLKAKFEQQQASGDAEGEEGEDEVVPQVDAYELLEAVEILAKLPKDFYDKIEAKKWQERKEALEAVEILVKNPKLEAGDYGDLVRALKKVIGKDTNVMLVALAAKCLAGLAAGLRKKFGSYAGHVVPTILEKFKEKKPQVVQALQEAIDAIFLTTTLQNISEDVLAVMDNKNPTIKQQTSLFLARSFRHCTPSTLPKSLLKPFCAALLKQINDSAPEVRDAAFEALGTAQKVVGEKAVNPFLSEVDKLKLDRIKECADKVELAGGKKAGSGEKKEAKATTSAPGKAAPPPSAANEAKEAAKPGMASKKPAPSKAGGPVKKGKAPASGAGASKGKKAADAREVFEQELSPEACEEKAAAVLPASCMQQLDSGNWKERLASMEEFQNAVETMERSEIPCQALVKMLAKKPGFKETNFQVMQMKLHIVALIAQKGNFSKTSANVVLDGLVDKVGDVKCGGNAKEALSAIAEACMLPWTAEQVVSLAFAQKNPKNQSETLNWLSNAIKEFGFTGLNVKAFISNVKTALAATNPAIRTSAITLLGVMFLYMGAPLRMFFEEEKPALLSQIDAEFEKMKGQTPPASSRGSTKSGAGGGGDDEGEDQEDDAPADVMDLLPRAEISDKISSDLVSKIGDKNWKIRKEGLDEVTTILNEAKFILPNIGELPSALKARLNDSNKILVQQTLGILQQLASAMGPSIKQHVKNLGMAIITVLGDSKANVRAAALVTLNSWVEQTTMKEWLEGEDLSEELKKENPFLRQEILGWLAEKLPTLRAVPSDLQLCVPYLYACLEDRNCDVRKKAQEALPTFMMHIGFEKMSKATGKLKPASKDQVMALLEKAKTSMPAKPAPPPGKVSSKPAPASAAAPASVAAMCDSGPSAAESKSDSKKTKPGAPASKGKVGPAKKVPSKPSTKDEEDRSGPIYIIVPNGKEQRVKEEKGLKVLKWNFPAPRDEYIEQLKTQMSACLARWLQDELFHADFQRHIKAMAVMTDHLESEKEGVMSCLDLILKWFTLRFFDTNTSVLMKVLEYLKLLFSMLSQEEYHLTELEATSFIPYLLLKVGEPKDIVRKDVRAILNKMCQVYPASKMFNFIMEGIKSKNSKQRAECLEELGCLVESYGMNVCQPTPAKALKEIAVHIGDRDTTVRNAALNTIVTVYNVHGEQVFKLIGNLSEKDMSMLEERIKRAGKKQTVAAPAKQPEEKPQRVQNANSSLLRKAPPEDMSSKLNQARNMGGHPEPAHTVPREFQLDLDEIENDNGTVRCEMPALVQHKLDEIFEPVLIPEPKIRAVSPHFDDMHSNTASTINFVISQVASGDINTSIQALAQIDEVLRQEDKAEAMSGHIDQFLIATFMQLRLVYNTHMADERLDKEDIVRLYSCIIGNMISLFQMESLAREASTGVLKDLMHGLITLMLDSRVEDLEEGQQVVRSVNLLVVKVLEKSDQTNILSALLVLLQDSLLATASSPKFSELVMKCLWRMIRLLPEAINNINLDRILLDIHNFMRVLPKEKLKQHKSELPMRTLKTLLHTLCKLKGLKIMDHLSMIENKHESELEAHLLRVMKHSMDGSGSKSDKETEKGAFRTEEKVSKANVSDFLAEIFKKIGSKENTKEGLAELYEYKKKYSDADIEPFLKNSSQFFQSYVERGLRLIEMEREGKARITSSTGISPNMTEISAPPAVTTAAPLTTNSNGEEVGPSVYLERLKILRQRCGLDNAKQDERPPLSSLLSKTSTPSVVSSTDMLHSKLSQLRESREQFQHLDLDSNQTHANTTSSTSSSSTASNIDDLKKRLERIKSSRK, from the exons ATGGGGGACGACAGCGAGTGGATCAAGCTTCCTATCGACCAGAAATGTGAACACAAG GTGTGGAAAGCCAGATTAAATGGCTACGAAGAAGCGATGAAGCTGTTCCAAAAGATCGTGGATGAGAAGAGCCCGGAGTGGTCCAAATATCTGGGATTAATCAAGAAGTTCGTCACCGAATCCAACGCAGTCGCTCAGTTAAAAGGCCTGGAGGCTGCGCTGGTGTACATCGAAAGTGCACACGTCGCGGGAAA GACCACGGGGGAGGTGGTGTCGGGAGTGGTGAACAAAGTATTTAATCAGCCAAAAGCCAGAGCGAAGGAGCTGGGGTCCGACATCTGCTTGATGTACATAGAAATTGAGAAGGGGGAAGCGGTGCAGGAGGAGCTGCTGAAAGGCCTGGACAACAAGAACCCCAAGATTGTGGTGGCCTGCGTGGAGACCCTGCGGAGAGCGCTGAG TGAGTTCGGATCAAAAATCATGTCCCTGAAGCCAATCATTAAAGTGTTGCCAAAACTTTTCGAGTCCCGAGAGAAGGCGGTGCGAGATGAAGCCAAGCTGCTCGCTGTGGAGATCTTCCGCTGGATCAGAGATGCTCTGCGGCCGCCCCTGCAGAATATCAATCCCGTGCAG ctTAAAGAACTAGAGGAGGAATGGGTGAAGATGCCGTTGTCCGCTCCTAAACAGACGCGCTTCCTGCGCTCGCAGCAGGACCTGAAGGCGAAGTTTGAGCAGCAGCAAGCGAGCGGCGATGCTGAAG gagaggaaggtgaagatgaagtcGTGCCGCAGGTGGACGCTTATGAGCTGCTTGAAGCTGTCGAAATTCTCGCAAAGCTGCCGAAAGATTTCTATGATAAAATT GAGGCCAAAAAGTGGCAGGAAAGAAAGGAGGCTCTGGAAGCCGTGGAGATCCTGGTGAAAAACCCCAAACTTGAGGCTGGGGACTACGGCGATCTAGTGAGGGCTCTGAAGAAG GTGATTGGTAAAGACACCAATGTGATGCTCGTAGCCCTGGCTGCCAAATGCCTGGCCGGGCTAGCCGCGGGCCTCAGGAAGAAGTTTGGCTCCTACGCCGGCCAT GTTGTGCCAACTATATTGGAGAAGTTTAAGGAAAAGAAGCCACAAGTAGTACAAGCCCTACAGGAGGCCATAGACGCCATATTTCTCACG ACCACGCTACAGAACATAAGTGAAGACGTCCTCGCTGTCATGGATAACAAGAACCCAACCATAAAGCAGCAGACGTCTCTGTTCCTGGCCAGAAGCTTCCGCCACTGCACGCCCTCCACCCTGCCCAAAAGTTTACTGAAGCCATTCTGCGCGGCGCTCCTGAAG CAAATCAACGACTCTGCCCCTGAAGTCAGAGATGCCGCCTTTGAGGCCCTGGGTACTGCGCAAAAAGTTGTTGGGGAGAAAGCGGTTAACCCATTCCTTAGCGAAGTGGACAAGCTGAAGCTTGATCGG ATCAAAGAGTGTGCCGACAAGGTGGAACTAGCTGGTGGCAAGAAGGCCGGATCTGGAGAGAAGAAAGAAGCCAAAGCGACTACTTCAGCTCCCGGGAAAGCAGCGCCTCCACCGAGTGCAGCGAATGAAGCAAAGGAGGCGGCCAAACCTGGAATGGCCTCGAAAAAGCCAGCACCCTCCAAG GCTGGAGGTCCTGTGAAGAAGGGTAAAGCCCCGGCGTCGGGGGCCGGCGCTTCCAAGGGAAAGAAGGCTGCAGATGCCAGGGAGGTGTTTGAACAGGAGCTCTCG CCCGAGGCCTGTGAAGAGAAGGcggctgcggttctccctgcatctTGCATGCAGCAGCTGGACAGTGGCAACTGGAAGGAGAGATTGGCAAGCATGGAGGAGTTCCAGAAT GCTGTTGAAACAATGGAAAGGAGCGAAATTCCTTGCCAAGCACTGGTCAAAATGTTGGCCAAGAAACCAGGTTTTAAAGAAACCAACTTCCAA GTCATGCAGATGAAGTTGCACATTGTGGCGCTCATTGCGCAAAAAGGAAACTTTTCAAAAACCTCCGCCAATGTGGTCCTTGACGGACTTGTCGACAAAGTTGGAGATGTAAAATGTGGAGGAAATGCCAAGGAAGCTCTGAGTGCGATCGCGGAGGCCTGCATGCTGCCCTGGACAGCAGAGCAG GTCGTCTCTCTGGCTTTTGCACAGAAAAATCCTAAGAACCAATCAGAAACCCTGAACTGGCTGTCAAATGCGATCAAAGAGTTTGGTTTTACAGG GCTGAACGTCAAGGCCTTCATCAGCAATGTGAAGACCGCACTCGCTGCCACAAACCCC GCGATCAGGACCTCCGCCATCACGCTGCTGGGCGTCatgttcttgtacatgggagctccGCTCAGAATGTTTTTTGAAGAAGAAAAGCCGGCGCTCCTCTCTCAGATTGACGCAGAGTTTGAGAAG ATGAAAGGACAGACTCCGCCAGCATCATCCCGGGGGTCTACCAAGTctggtgcaggaggaggaggagatgatgagggtgaggaccaggAGGACGACGCTCCTGCTGACGTCATGGATCTTCTGCCACGGGCTGAGATCAG TGATAAAATCAGTTCTGACCTCGTGTCCAAGATCGGAGACAAGAACTGGAAAATCCGCAAGGAAGGTCTAGATGAAGTGACTACGATCCTGAACGAGGCCAAGTTCATCCTTCCCAACATCGGAGAACTTCCAAGTGCCCTGAAGGCTCGTCTGAATGACTCCAATAAGATCCTG GTTCAGCAGACGTTGGGCATCTTGCAGCAGCTCGCCTCCGCCATGGGTCCCAGTATTAAGCAGCATGTGAAGAACTTGGGGATGGCCATTATAACCGTCCTGGGGGACAGCAAG GCAAATGTCAGAGCGGCAGCGCTGGTAACACTAAACTCTTGGGTGGAGCAGACCACTATGAAGGAATGGTTAGAAGGGGAAGATCTGTCCGAGGAGCTGAAAAAAGAAAACCCTTTCCTAAGACAAGAG ATCCTTGGCTGGCTGGCAGAGAAGCTGCCcaccctccgcgccgtcccctccgATCTGCAGCTCTGCGTCCCGTACCTCTACGCCTGCCTGGAAGACCGGAACTGTGATGTGCGGAAGAAAGCGCAGGAGGCTCTGCCCACGTTCATGATGCATATTGGGTTCGAGAAGATGTCAAAGGCGACAGGAAAACTCAAG CCGGCATCGAAGGACCAGGTCATGGCTTTACTGGAAAAGGCTAAAACCAGCATGCCGGCTAAGCCAGCTCCACCACCAGGCAAGGTTTCCTCCAAACCAGCCCCAGCGTCAGCGGCCGCTCCTGCCTCTGTGGCTG CTATGTGCGATTCTGGGCCTTCTGCTGCCGAGAGCAAGTCGGACTCCAAGAAGACGAAGCCTGGTGCCCCGGCCTCTAaaggaaaa GTTGGGCCTGCCAAAAAGGTGCCAAGCAAGCCATCGACGAAAGACGAGGAGGATAGGTCCGGTCCCATTTACATAATCGTTCCCAATGGGAAGGAGCAGAGGGTGAAGGAGGAGAAGGGCCTGAAG GTCTTGAAGTGGAATTTCCCGGCCCCCCGTGACGAGTACATCGAGCAGCTGAAAACTCAGATGTCGGCTTGTCTGGCCAGGTGGCTGCAGGATGAGTTATTCCACGCTGACTTCCAGCGCCATATTAAGGCCATGGCTGTAATGACTGAT CACCTGGAGTCTGAGAAGGAAGGAGTCATGAGCTGCCTGGACCTCATTCTTAAATGGTTCACCTTGCGCTTCTTTGACACCAATACCAGCGTCCTGATGAAGGTGCTGGAGTACCTGAAGCTGCTGTTCTCCATGCTCAGCCAAGAGGAGTACCACCTCACAGAGCTGGAGGCCACGTCCTTCATACCCTACCTGCTGCTGAAG GTCGGCGAGCCAAAAGATATTGTACGAAAGGACGTGCGTGCCATTCTAAACAAGATGTGCCAGGTGTACCCGGCTAGCAAGATGTTCAACTTCATAATGGAAGGCATCAAGTCTAAGAACTCCAAGCAGCGAGCTG AGTGTCTGGAGGAGCTCGGCTGCCTGGTCGAATCCTACGGCATGAACGTCTGCCAGCCGACACCCGCCAAAGCTCTGAAGGAGATCGCGGTGCACATTGGGGATAGAGACACCACCGTGCGCAACGCTGCTCTCAACACTATCGTCACGGTGTACAACGTGCACGGAGAGCAAGTCTTCAAACTCATAGGCAAT CTGTCTGAGAAAGACATGAGCATGCTGGAGGAAAGGATAAAACGTGCCGGTAAGAAGCAGACGGTGGCCGCCCCCGCCAAACAACCTGAGGAGAAACCGCAGCGTGTACAGAATGCCAATTCCAGTCTGCTGCGGAAAGCGCCCCCTGAAGACATGTCTTCCAAACTGAA TCAAGCCCGAAACATGGGAGGACACCCAGAGCCGGCTCACACCGTTCCCCGAGAATTCCAGCTGGATTTGGATGAAATTGAGAATGACAACGGCACGGTGAGGTGCGAGATGCCAGCGCTGGTGCAGCACAAACTCGATGAGATCTTCGAGCCAGTCCTCATTCCAGAACCAAA GATTCGGGCCGTGTCCCCGCACTTTGACGACATGCACAGTAACACCGCTTCTACCATCAACTTCGTGATCTCACAAGTGGCCAGCGGTGACATTAACACCAGTATACAAGCCTTGGCGCAG ATTGATGAAGTTCTGCGTCAGGAGGACAAGGCGGAAGCCATGTCGGGTCACATCGATCAGTTCTTGATCGCCACCTTCATGCAGCTGCGTCTGGTGTACAACACGCACATGGCGGATGAGCGGCTGGACAAGGAGGATATCGTCCGTCTGTACAGCTGCATCATCGGCAACATGATATCG CTTTTTCAGATGGAAAGTCTGGCCCGGGAAGCGTCCACCGGAGTCCTGAAGGACTTGATGCATGGTCTCATCACCCTAATGCTCGACTCCAGGGTGGAGGATCTAGAAGAAGGGCAACAAGTGGTGCGTTCAGTCAACCTCCTGGTGGTGAAAGTGCTGGAGAAGTCGGACCAGACTAATATATTGAG CGCTCTTCTGGTGCTCCTTCAGGACAGTCTGCTTGCGACCGCCAGCTCGCCCAAGTTCTCGGAGCTCGTTATGAAG TGCTTATGGCGGATGATTCGACTTCTTCCCGAAGCCATCAATAATATAAATCTGGACCGAATTCTGCTGGACATCCATAACTTCATGAGGGTCCTGCCCAAAGAGAAGCTGAAGCAGCACAAGAGTGAGCTGCCCATGCGGACCCTGAAAACTCTGCTGCACACCCTGTGCAAGCTGAAGGGCCTGAAG ATCATGGATCACCTGAGCATGATCGAGAACAAGCACGAGTCTGAGCTGGAGGCCCATCTCCTGAGGGTAATGAAGCACTCCATGGATGGCAGCGGCTCAAAGTCCGACAAGGAGACGGAGAAGGGGGCGTTCCGCACG GAGGAAAAAGTTTCAAAAGCGAATGTTAGCGACTTCCTGGCTGAGATCTTCAAAAAGATTGGCTCCAAAGAGAACACAAAGGAG GGTTTGGCGGAGCTGTACGAGTACAAGAAAAAGTATTCTGACGCCGACATTGAACCGTTCCTGAAGAATTCCTCCCAGTTCTTCCAGAGCTATGTGGAGCGCGGTCTCCGTCTGATTGAGATGGAGCGGGAAGGAAAGGCTCGCATTACCTCCTCCACAG GTATCTCCCCGAACATGACGGAGATCAGTGCTCCACCGGCCGTCACCACCGCCGCTCCCCTCACTACAAATTCTAATGGAGAGGAGGTCGGACCGTCCGTCTACCTGGAGAGGCTGAAGATACTGCGCCAGAGGTGTGGGCTCGACAACGCAAAG CAGGATGAGAGGCCTCCCCTCAGCTCCTTGCTCTCGAAGACCTCTACTCCATCGGTGGTATCATCCACAGACATGTTGCACAGCAAACTCTCCCAGCTTCGGGAATCGCGTGAACAGTTCCAGCACTTGGATCTAGACTCCAACCAGACTCACGCCAACACCACCTCGTCCACCTCTTCCTCGTCCACCGCTTCCAACATTGACGACTTGAAAAAGAGACTGGAGCGAATTAAAAGCAGTCGAAAGTGA